The Lathyrus oleraceus cultivar Zhongwan6 chromosome 5, CAAS_Psat_ZW6_1.0, whole genome shotgun sequence genome includes the window aattgttaaggttttttTATAGTGAAactatagtagatatcacctagggCTAGGGATACCATATGGTTACCGGTTTTATCTTATTAACTTGTATTGCTTGGCTTCATTATAATCGCATAAGGACTTAGATATTAGAATGAATGATCAAAGGTTTCCCTCTGAGGTCTTAGGAGGAAACAATTttaagatccggtaattgaaTATTTTGAACTGTTTAAGGAGATATACATTCAAAGTCATTACAGGAGATATTCATACACCATCCTTGGCATATTATTATAAATTGTGATAATGATTTATTCTTCTTTGTTTTATCATTCCCTTATACAGTGACTTTTAACAAAACCTCAACTATTTGTTTTGTTCAATTGAGTCACAATTTAAACTTGTATTACTGCATcgtcctcgagatcgatctttgggaaacatccctcttattactacattggcaaaatagtacacttgctattttcccgatcaatGCACATATTAAAATCATGATACGGGGATGCAAATAAAAGTCACCTGACGCAAGGGCATGCTAGGCAAAATGGAAGTTGATAAGTGCAAGCAAAACCTAGATAATATGCTCAAAGTTAGTTTGTGCATATTGACAACAATGGAATCatgttgatgttaatgctattaggatcttttttGTTGGGAATCATGTTCCATCTTCCACTGCCCAATATGTTTGCAATTGTAACACTCACCTGCTTTCTGATTATCAAATTTAGACCACTTCGTTACATAACCTACTTTACCCTTGTTCCATCCACGATCTTGCCTTTCATTCACAAACAGAATGTCACCTTGAATTCATTCTTCtacattttttctttttgagAATAAGACAAAAGTGTAATTATAATCATATCAAGAATGATAATGTATTTTTTGTAAGTAAGAGATAATCATCAAGTTGTCATAAGAACATGGTAACGAGAACACTGGGATAATTTCCTTATCTTCATCATTAGTCTTCACCTTAAGCTTCTAGATCAGTGATTATGTTTTTGAAGACATTGACATGTTATTGTAAATCAGATCCTTTATCCATCTTTAAATTGTATAGTCGTTGTTTCACAAACCTATTTCTATGTTGTTAGCTCAAAGATTTATACATCAGCTCATCTAAACACACATATGTGAATCAATACATAAGCCTTCTCCTTCATTTGTGCCTAATCGGTATCCTCCATATCAGGTAGTTTTCTCTCACACAAAATTTCTTGAGCCAACAAGTCCTTAACCCTCCTTTTCCATAACCCAAAACTAATTATCCCGTTAAACCTTCCTCAAATTCACATGGGGGTTAATTGTCATCTGAAGCAAATTGTTAGAATATCAACCAatataaaagataaaaaacaaaaatgtaAAGACAATGAACAAAAGTAATATATAATACTATAATTAAATTTACAATTATACTCCTGAGTTGTACCACATGGAACTATTATCGCACGCACCCCTTAGTCACCTCCCCATAATAAGCAATTTAACGTAAGACAAGTTTGGCCTTAACGCTAGGAAAAAGAATCTCTGCCCCTGCCTCTATTCcgtgtgtgtatatatatatatatatatatatatatatatatatatatatatattgggGATCAACTTACTCTAAGAATAAAGTTTTTTAAACTTACTCCAAATCATAACATTTATATATCACTCTGCCAATGTTAATGACAAGTTTATTGGAGTTACATCTAAATCACAAAGGTATAAATCGAGAAAACACTAGAAATTTTCTCTAAAAATAACGCATCACTATCCGTTAGAAGAGAACATTTGATTTTATCcttctatatttttattttaaaatataataattattttatcACTTAAAAATATCACAAAAGTAATTAATCAACGCTATTAAAAAATACTACattttttgaataaaaaatacACCAAACACTTTTTTTATTGATCCTTGGAGTATTTTTTATAGATTGAAATTTTCTTTACATCATATTTTTCACAAATAGTCATTTGTAACTGCATTCAAATTTCTATTGAAAATATTCTTCCACCATCACCTTTTTTATTCTAAACTCTTTGACAAATGCAAATTCAAAAGTTGTTGTTGTTTGCGTTTCTTTCCATAACCTTACGATGTGCATTTTCTCCCTCTTCCATAGATTCAAAGTTGTTACCATTCTCATCAAAAATATCttcaaaattcaaaaattcataattgGTATCAATGTCAGTAAAATCATTTCCAACTTCCATCAACCCCAAGTTGCTATCATTATCAGTCATACTATTTCCAACTTTCAGAGCTCCATTGTAGCTATCAATCTCAACAAAAGCATTTTCAGCAACATCAGGAAAAGGTCTTTTATTGGAAAACCTTAAGGAAAAAATGAACTCAATTTTGTTATTCATTTTTTCAACCAATGTAGGATTTTGAAGAATCATTTCAAATGAGTTCTTCAGATTATTATGCCTTTTCTCCAATGCTTCTAAACTTTGCATTAGATTTTCGACATGAAGCTTTTTAGTTGGCATCTTCTGCTTGAAGTTAGAAATATCTAATTCAATTGAGGCCTTTTCATTAGAAAGTTTCTCAATTTCTTTTTCAAATGCAGACCTTTCTACTTCTCCACGAGAGTGACGGTGAACAGTTTTCTTGCGGCGAATATTACTAAGAAGATAATATTGATCTTTTCGAAAATATTCATTAGCAAACTCCCATTTGTCAGGATTTATTTTGTGAAATCCCTGATATTGAACCATAAATAAATTAGCAAAAACCATCTCAATCGATATAGCCTAAATAAAAATCCTAGAGACAGAAGAGATTCTCATTCAAAGTATGAACCACAATTTAAAAATGACAAATGAAATTGTTAAAAAAATATATCTGAAAAATAAAACAAGATAATTGAGGTTTATGAATAATAATTCAAAGAGTAAAAGAATATATTACGTACATATGTATTGAGCTGACGAACGAAACTGGAGAAATTTTCGTGTTTGAAATAATTTTTAAGAAAATTCTTGGCGAAGTCAATAGTGTCCTTAATAATGAAACTGTTGTTGTTTGGACTCCATGATATTATATCATCAGTAGATGGATCATCAACCAACTGATAAGTTTTTACCAGGAACTTTGTCAGACCACCACTACTACCAGCACCTGATTCCATCGTCGAATCCCCCATGATTTTATTTTTTGGTTTCGATTTTTATTTTTGGTTTCAAAATGAACCAAACAGCACCCACTTATATACTAATAATCAAGTCTCAACACATTTGACTACTACATCATTTTCACAAAAATATATGCATAACGCTTATGTCTTGAATTCATAAACTTCTTTGGCATGCATGTTCCTCGTTTTAGCTTTTAGTcttcttttttttaataaaaataaattggTTAAAGTTTTTAGTCTtctttttttaataaaaataaattggTTAACATTTTTAGTcttcttttttttaataaaaataaattggTGAATGCTTTTTTGtcttcttttcttaaataaaaataaattcgTTTACAgttatattttcttttatttgaccgaaattaaattaaattttaaattattatCCTTTAAAAATATTTTGTAAAACACTATTATACTAAGTTGATAGTGTAAGtgatatataaaaaaaaaacatacaCATATAACTCTATTAATACATACAACTTGAGTCAAGGTACCCAACCACCTCCATAATAAATAattttggattaatattaaagAATAATTAAACAATAAATATTATTTATGAATATGCGATTAAGAGATcttaaaaatattataatattaaatttcataattttcaaaattttaataTTATAACATTTTTTGGTagaattaatttatttttaatttaattttaacATTGAGATTCATTTTTTATTTGTGATATTAAAAGTATTTTGTGTGATAAGTTGGACATTTTCAAATATCATTTTTGCTAGTTTTTTTATAAACtcctcttttttttcttttttgttcgataattttttttattaaaaaaatgttttagttaatatttttttccaaaaatttattCAAATTTGTATTTTGTTTTTATAATGCACAAGTACGACTAACATACTAACAactttttgaattaaaaaaatgaCTTTTTAAGGTAGAAAagtaatattaattaaaaataactccaaaatagttaaaaataataaaaatatttattcaTAAATTCACTTTTATATTAATACTTTTTATTACTATAATTTTTCAAACATATCATTAATATCACATCAATACATAGatttttattttgatattaaTCAACTCATTTAAATAAACACTTAAAAGAAAAGGAAAAATGTCTAGTTTGAATTTGGATTTTTCAAAAAAGGACATCACAACAAAACCAGTTCGATGTTACAATTAAGACGATAAAAGTTACATTTAATTTGAATCTATCCACCAAATATTTTCTTAGTTTTTTAATTAACATAAATTCTTTTAATAAATTTAatcatttaattttaattttaaatattgACTCATATATTTCAACAATTTTATTAATATGACTCATATTTTTCATTCATTGTTTCTAAGATATCTAAATTGgtaataaatatatatatatatatatatatatatatatatatatatatatatatatatatatatatatatatatatatatataatatatatatatatataatatatatatatatataatatatatatatatatatatatatatatatatatatatatatatatatatatatatatatcggACAATACATTAGTAATTTAATTTGAAAATTATGTTTTATAGTTGTAATACTTAAACAATTTAATGTTAATTTTGAATATTGACTCATGCATTAACAATTTTATTAATATGACTCATATTTTTCATTCATTATTTCTAAGATATCTAAATTGATAGTTAATATTACATATAACATGAACTTTcactttatatatatatatatatatatatatatatatatatatatatatatatatatatatatatatatatatatatatatatatatatatatatatatatatatatatatatatatatatatatatatatatatatatatatatatatatatatatatatatatatatatatataatcataGAAAAATCGGAAAATACattattaatttaatttgaaaattATGTTTTTGTTGTAATACTTTCATATTCATTTTCCCTTGAAGAAGTTGTAATATACTTTTTCATAAATTTCATAAATAAAtgaaaagaagaaaataaaagagaatttgATGGATTTGACTAATACCCTATCTAAATCCAAGAAGATTAAAACAATGAGGTAGACTAAGAGAATCTATAAAGTTAGGATGATCTGACTTGTTTCTAATTTGTATAGGATGATTAGTCCATCATTGAAAATCATTGAATGCCAAGACTATCGGGGTAGGCTTGTTAGCACGTTGATTTTCTTCCTTATAGATATGAGTAAAAATGTAATGAATGTTCTTTGCTAGAAACATACAATTATGCCACCTATTGTGGATTTTCCAAGGAACTAATTTGGGAGACTTGCAAGTTAAGGTAGCAAATAAGGAGTCTGTTTCAATCCATAAAAACTTCAAATGCCTATGATGAGCACATTCAATAGTAAGGATGGCGGTAATGAGCTCTGTAAAGTAAGCATTTTGAATATTAATATAAGAAGTAAAACAACCTATGTAATCACCATCGTTGTTTCTAAAAATACCAACAAATGCAGCCAGACCAGGGCATCCAAGTGCAACCCTATCAACATTTCACTTGATACAGTTTAAGGAAGGATGCTTTCAAATGACCTCTAAGATATTTTAAAACATGGGAGGATGAACTTCAACTTTGAAGCTTTTCAGAATCCTGAAATTAGTCATTTATGGGCCAGAAAAAAGTATTGAAATGTTACCCGAGAAGGATGTTGAAGCAACCACTTTATCTAAGGCTTGTTTGATGTTGAAAGTTGAGTCTTCAAATTTGATTGCATTTAGATACTGAAAAATAGTGTTAAGAGTGAATATGATCACACCTGTTATGACAAGTGAGCATCGTGGATTCCATCCATAATTTAAGTTATTGAGTAGGGAAACCATCGAATTTATATCAAGAGAGTGGTTTATGGTAGATTACAACCAAGACCGCATACTTAGAGCAACATGGAATTATAGGAAAATTTGAGTGGAAGGCTTTTCATCCTTGTTGCAAAGGTTGTACATTAATGGCGTGAAGTAACCTCTAATCTTAAGGTTTTCATCAAAAGGAATTTTCTTGTGGATTAACTTCCAAACCATTATTGAACAAGAAGAAGGAATACTCTATTCCATATAATTTTAGTCCAACATTTTTTAGTTATGGTTGGAGAACATAAATTGTATGCATATTTTAGAGAAATCGTGCATGAGGTGTTATGTTTCTATATATGCCTATCTTCCAAATTGCCCAAGGGAATTGTGATGTTTTAAATCTTGTTGACCAAGAGAGGAAAAATGGATTGAATTTCTATAGGTACATGCCAAATGTGCTTGCTAATGAAATCTTGGACTTTTGATTGTAGCTTATGATGAGCATCCTGAGAAATTTTGAAGAGCATACTAATATTAACATCATCCTAATCATGGATCCAGAAGTTTATTATGCTACCTATGTTTAACATCCACATGTAAATTCTTAGGATAGTATCAAAAAAGGGTTTAATGTTAGTTCAGATTGAAGAGAAAATGTGTTATTTGATGCAAGAATTTCTTCTAAGGACTCTACTTCTTAAGAACTCATCCCAACATGGAGATGAACTTATCATTTCCCAATAATGTATTAATTTGTTTGCTTTATTAATTTTAGCAATTGATCTTGTAGTGTGATTTTTGTGGGGCGCCCTCGCCCGGGAATCGTATTACCCAAGCGATGATTCAGAGACCCGCCTAAAGATATTCTTGACACTTGAGTCAAGAAAGAGAGAGTTTCCACTAACTCATTGAAGATAGATGGTCAATAACCTCCCCTGATGAGAGAGGAGCAGTTGACGCCACTAAGGATTAATAAAACCCTAGGTCCAAATAGCCTTTATAAATACTCTTTCCCCCAAGGGGAGAGGGAGATCATTTTTTACACCCCAAAAGAGCATAACGCTTACTAGGCGTCGTACCTCAAAAAATGAGATCATGgcttagcgaagcgcaatcgcacacTCGTGGGATGGACTAaacagagttgccaccgaactttatttattcctaaaaaggaaaggggaaatatctataaaacccaaaaaaaataaaatgatattggtcgtcgcaaccaaaaCAAGGTTCAGGAGTCAATTACTTAAGGaaaaggtattaacacccctcacgttcgttgtactcaacgggaaccattaggttatTTGTGTACGTTAGTGTTAGCTTATAAATGTTAGAATTATCGAGTTATTAAAAGGGGAAAgaagaataggatcaaaagaaaagagaaagtgtttttgtattttttattaatatgtgaagaaaggaactaaacctaagtttttattaatgggcctgacaagatttacaaatcctgctcctacatATCTCTGAGTGCAACGAAGAACTCAAGGCTTACTTAGTTCTGGATAGAAAATATTTGTTGGTTGGTCGATTTTAGAGAAAGCTACTTCGTGTCAATCGAAGAAAACATTGTTggctacccaaaacaagtggagaagggaAAGTTTGCATCACAAccaaatggatttacaaatcaacattcatgGGCAAAGTCGCAAGCTTACTCACACGTACAAGTGGATGAAAAATTGTTTTTGCGTCATCTCAAGATGAAttacctttcgtttgagaaaaggGTTTAAAGGTCAATGACACGATGGCGAGAAAACAGTTTGATTAGTTTGAATtctttttggatgatgagagAGTTCGGAGTGATGAGAACTACATCTCGGTTCCTAACTCTCGGGAATTCATGGACTACACCCCGCTCCTTTTTCATCTTAATTACAAAAGGGTTTTGATATTTTTAGATGTTTTTGAGGTTTTCTTGAGAAAGTGCACTCGAAGCTAGTTGAGGTTTATTAAGCATTGTGGGATTGATTTGAGGATGAGGAAAGTTTGGATTGATGAGAACTACATCTCAGATCTAACTCTCAGGGCTTGTTGACTACACCCCGTTCTTCTCATCTTCCTTATTGAAAAAATGTTGAATAGTTGTTAAGTGTTTTGATTTTTATTGGGAAAATGGCTTGATGCTGGATCAACCATTTGAAGAACGATTGCATAAAGTTGAATGAAAAAGTTTGAAAGAAATAGGGGATTGATATGGATTGGAATTGAGGGTGAAAACTGATTGAATTGGTTATTGGGAAAATACACGATGTTGGATCAAGTTTTTATTTTTGATCGTTTTTAAGAAAGggttgattttattattttgttaGAACTAGCTAAATAAACAAGCAAACAAAGAAATAAAGCGGTAAAATTTTATTATTTACTACCTGTTTTGTTGTTCTGtttagtaaattagatgtttGCCTTTTTTATTTCAGTTTGTTGATTATCTTTGGTTTGCGTcattatactccattttatgtctcCTTGTGGTAGTTTTACtggtttcaggtgtaagcaaGAATACCGAAGGACTTGCCAAGAGAATCGGATGTTCCAGGCTCGTTGGAAGAAGAAATTTGACGATATAGTAGCCCTGACACGGCAACCCGTGTTTCccaacacggcccgtgtcaggaaAAGAGGAGTCGGGGCCAAAAACAGGGAGCTGAAACGGGtgcccgtgtcagttgacacgacccgtgtcagccACCTTGGAAGGGGCCTATTGAACCCTTGCAACCAGACAACCAACACGGTCGGTCGTGTTTCCTGACACGAccagtgttggcttggacacCTCATTTTCCAGTTTT containing:
- the LOC127087965 gene encoding heat stress transcription factor A-5, encoding MGDSTMESGAGSSGGLTKFLVKTYQLVDDPSTDDIISWSPNNNSFIIKDTIDFAKNFLKNYFKHENFSSFVRQLNTYGFHKINPDKWEFANEYFRKDQYYLLSNIRRKKTVHRHSRGEVERSAFEKEIEKLSNEKASIELDISNFKQKMPTKKLHVENLMQSLEALEKRHNNLKNSFEMILQNPTLVEKMNNKIEFIFSLRFSNKRPFPDVAENAFVEIDSYNGALKVGNSMTDNDSNLGLMEVGNDFTDIDTNYEFLNFEDIFDENGNNFESMEEGENAHRKVMERNANNNNF